A stretch of the Rhinoderma darwinii isolate aRhiDar2 chromosome 3, aRhiDar2.hap1, whole genome shotgun sequence genome encodes the following:
- the LOC142750653 gene encoding olfactory receptor 10C1-like → MELKNNITSIILLGFPNLQNFTFLLFSLLVIIYCGTILGNLLIMILYVVSKTLQSPMYFFITQLSLCDILLTTDIVPILLHTVLYGGSTMTLIGCIIQFSFFVTSESSECFLLSVMSYDRYLAICNPLRYNSIMNHTFCVTSVVVTWLVSFMVMLSYTISIYNLHFCGPHVIDHFYCDFEPILQLSCSDTSIIHKEVLISGSLVVMGPFIIIMMSYVYIVITILKIPSNTGRHKAFSTCSSHLIVVSLFYGTLMIVYIFPPRGQSLILSKILSLMYTVVTPLLNPFIYTLRNKDFKEAFHKMQLFVNIFS, encoded by the coding sequence AtggaattaaaaaataatatcaCCTCCATCATCCTTCTGGGATTTCCAAATCTTCAAAACTTCACATTTCTGCTCTTCTCACTACTGGTTATTATTTACTGTGGGACCATTTTAGGAAACCTTCTTATCATGATCTTATATGTAGTGAGTAAAACTCTCCAGTCTCCTATGTACTTCTTCATTACACAGCTATCATTGTGTGACATCCTGCTGACTACTGATATTGTCCCCATCCTGCTTCACACTGTACTGTATGGAGGGAGTACTATGACTCTCATCGGCTGCATCATCCAGTTTTCTTTCTTTGTCACCTCAGAGTCCTCGGAATGTTTTCTACTGTCAGTGATGTCTTATGATCGATATCTGGCCATCTGTAACCCCCTCCGTTATAACTCCATCATGAATCATACATTTTGTGTGACATCAGTTGTTGTGACTTGGTTGGTTAGTTTTATGGTGATGTTGAGCTATACAATCTCTATCTATAATCTGCATTTCTGTGGACCGCACGTTATTGACCATTTCTATTGTGACTTTGAACCTATACTGCAGCTCTCCTGCTCTGATACATCAATCATTCATAAAGAGGTTCTTATATCTGGATCTTTAGTTGTTATGGGACCCTTTATAATAATTATGATGTCCTATGTGTACATTGTCATCACCATTCTGAAGATCCCATCCAATACCGGAAGACataaagccttctccacctgtagctcccaccttATTGTGGTTTCTTTATTTTATGGGACATTAATGATTGTTTATATTTTTCCACCAAGAGGACAATCCCTGATCCTGAGCAAGATCTTGTCTCTGATGTATACTGTGGTGACCCCACTGCTTAATCCCTTTATATACACTCTGAGGAACAAAGACTTTAAAGAAGCTTTCcataaaatgcaactttttgttaACATTTTCTCATAA